Proteins from one Paenibacillus amylolyticus genomic window:
- a CDS encoding MFS transporter, with product MTSIKKGLLDLRGFHPMIYILLIGTALARAANAMSIPFLAIYLSKETDLNPILIGLIVGAGALSSAFGGFFGGVLSDQFGRKRIMLLALYIWGLVFIGFFYTHATLIFLILNILNGLCRTFFEPVAQALMSDLAPSEKRIRIFSMRYLAINVGVTIGPLLGAYIALEESSVAFLFTGFFYILYAVSLSLLLRLFNISEINKTKKEIVTIVSAAKVIMKDSYFRRLLIGGIIVTIAYSQLDSTLPQYLNQSFVNGIEFYAIMLSLNALLVVIFQIPLTSWIESKGSLFAIILGNIFISIGYIGFCFSPNLVFLLISIFVFTVGEILYFPAASAMVDRIAPDHLRGTYYGAQSFLYFGKFIGPILGGFLLNQLGGSGLFVTMVFLTLIGTVFYRIKFERNTTKIEHNNSF from the coding sequence ATGACTTCTATTAAGAAAGGCTTGCTTGATTTAAGAGGATTCCACCCTATGATCTATATACTATTGATTGGTACAGCACTTGCTAGAGCAGCTAATGCTATGAGTATTCCATTTTTAGCTATTTATCTAAGTAAAGAAACCGATTTAAACCCAATTTTGATTGGTCTCATTGTTGGTGCAGGAGCATTATCAAGTGCTTTTGGTGGCTTTTTTGGTGGTGTATTGTCTGATCAGTTTGGACGTAAAAGGATCATGTTACTGGCTCTTTATATATGGGGACTTGTCTTTATTGGTTTTTTCTACACGCATGCTACTTTAATTTTCTTAATCCTAAATATTCTTAATGGACTATGTCGCACTTTTTTTGAGCCGGTGGCTCAAGCGTTGATGTCTGATCTTGCGCCCAGTGAAAAAAGAATTCGTATTTTTTCTATGAGGTATCTCGCTATAAATGTAGGGGTAACAATTGGACCATTATTGGGAGCTTACATCGCTCTTGAGGAAAGTTCAGTAGCGTTCTTATTTACTGGATTTTTTTATATTCTGTATGCCGTTTCATTATCTCTCCTATTACGCTTATTTAATATAAGTGAGATCAATAAGACGAAGAAAGAAATTGTTACGATTGTATCAGCTGCGAAAGTTATAATGAAAGATTCGTATTTTCGCAGATTGTTGATCGGTGGTATTATTGTGACTATTGCTTACTCTCAATTAGATTCAACTCTTCCACAATACTTAAATCAAAGTTTCGTGAATGGTATTGAGTTTTATGCAATCATGCTGAGCCTTAATGCACTATTAGTAGTAATTTTCCAAATACCTTTAACTTCATGGATTGAAAGTAAAGGTTCTCTGTTTGCGATTATTTTAGGTAATATATTCATATCAATCGGATATATTGGCTTTTGCTTTTCCCCTAATTTAGTATTTCTTCTTATATCTATATTTGTATTCACAGTAGGAGAAATCCTATATTTCCCTGCTGCCAGTGCTATGGTAGACAGAATAGCACCAGATCATCTAAGAGGTACATACTACGGTGCTCAATCATTCTTGTATTTCGGAAAATTCATAGGACCAATTCTAGGTGGTTTTTTATTGAATCAGCTTGGTGGATCGGGGCTTTTCGTTACCATGGTTTTTTTAACTTTGATCGGTACTGTATTTTATCGTATTAAATTCGAAAGAAATACAACCAAAATCGAGCACAATAATTCTTTTTGA
- a CDS encoding class I SAM-dependent methyltransferase — MGSYWEDRFEMGGRIWGELPSEMAFKAISLYKQFNIKKVLVLGAGYGRNTKELSNFFDVDGIEISSTAIKLARKFDTKSNFIHASIFDIELEERYDAIFCYNLLHLFKQNERDLIINKCIELLNDNGVSFFLYFQTRIATMEKEIRLNPVHMNIKKGSMLIFLRRMI; from the coding sequence ATGGGGTCTTATTGGGAAGATAGATTTGAAATGGGAGGAAGAATTTGGGGAGAACTACCTAGTGAAATGGCATTTAAGGCAATATCACTTTATAAGCAGTTTAATATAAAAAAAGTACTCGTTTTAGGAGCGGGATATGGGCGGAATACCAAGGAACTATCTAACTTTTTTGATGTAGATGGAATTGAAATTTCGTCAACTGCCATCAAACTTGCACGGAAATTTGATACTAAATCTAACTTTATTCATGCTTCCATATTTGATATTGAATTAGAAGAGAGATATGACGCTATATTCTGTTACAATCTTCTTCATTTATTCAAGCAGAACGAACGAGATTTAATCATAAACAAATGTATTGAACTTCTTAATGACAATGGAGTAAGCTTTTTTCTGTATTTTCAGACGAGGATAGCAACAATGGAAAAGGAAATCAGATTGAACCCTGTACATATGAATATAAAAAAGGGAAGTATGCTCATTTTTTTACGGAGGATGATTTAA
- a CDS encoding formylglycine-generating enzyme family protein has product MKQAIHFTEMSKSYNEDELVQFLKTIFSVNRFGKPVVTNNHVLYEAYQLLSDIPLHIKEEILYTRFYKDNEKRYKELIARWMIELPGGTFNMGNHKEAKYLYCGEEPLHEVYLSPYKIMSIPVSTSLYKEFDPDYQSAPQNYPATSITWYDSFMFAIWCNTDLPTEAEWEYAAKGGKNHHYPIDEHSLIDYAWFSDNSGGKLHVIGQKKQNNYGLYDINGNVWEWCLDTYNSNYYSKTASHNPVNINDGENRVCRGGSFHSFIDMCRNNFRHHEPASFHAYDLGFRLVKHEGGQIQ; this is encoded by the coding sequence ATGAAGCAAGCTATACATTTTACTGAGATGAGTAAATCTTATAATGAAGATGAGCTTGTCCAATTCCTTAAAACAATCTTCTCTGTTAATCGATTTGGAAAACCAGTAGTAACAAATAATCATGTTCTTTATGAAGCTTACCAATTGCTTAGTGACATACCTTTACACATTAAAGAAGAAATTCTATATACAAGATTTTATAAGGATAATGAAAAACGCTATAAAGAGTTGATAGCTAGATGGATGATTGAATTACCTGGGGGCACATTTAATATGGGGAATCACAAAGAGGCTAAATACTTATATTGTGGAGAAGAGCCTTTACATGAGGTATACCTCTCACCCTATAAAATAATGTCAATTCCAGTTTCAACTAGTTTGTATAAAGAGTTTGATCCTGATTATCAAAGCGCCCCACAAAATTATCCTGCAACTAGTATAACTTGGTACGACAGTTTTATGTTTGCAATTTGGTGTAATACTGATCTACCAACCGAAGCAGAGTGGGAGTATGCAGCAAAAGGAGGGAAAAATCATCACTATCCAATTGACGAACATTCTCTAATTGATTACGCATGGTTTAGTGATAATTCTGGAGGTAAATTGCACGTAATCGGACAAAAGAAGCAGAACAATTATGGCTTATATGATATTAACGGTAATGTATGGGAATGGTGTTTGGACACTTATAACTCTAATTATTATTCAAAAACTGCCTCTCATAACCCCGTAAATATAAATGATGGAGAAAACAGAGTCTGCCGAGGAGGAAGTTTTCATTCGTTCATAGATATGTGCAGAAATAATTTCAGGCATCATGAACCTGCATCATTTCATGCTTATGATCTTGGTTTTAGGTTAGTTAAACATGAAGGAGGACAAATTCAATGA
- a CDS encoding methyltransferase domain-containing protein, giving the protein MMNIKEAASRLGISARAIRFYEEKGLILPAKQTTNGYRTYTENDIWRLQTIAALREIGMSLQDITHALGEIDQGNQQRLEEYLELQQAVMYAQWIELKRMMDTTQRMIDLNRQDGPLDVSHLHDLADSARRLREARQNWHDRWNYDTQAAIHDQRVQVESKVNTGQGQTSSEDRNHSDNVSPISNEHEVTHPYHNADHSTPSDSNDTVQSSFYLYHNYDEGLEQTAQWISPAPGEKGLDIGTGTGNLAGKLLRCGADMTAIDQSREMLRRCRTKYPEMHVKLGNFLALPFADQSFDFVVSSFAFHHLSPDQQLLALQEMQRVLTSRGRIGLTDLMFVDAAHREAYVRAAELSGHEEQLRALRDRHFPLLGELCGWLEHQGYVTKHVRHNELLHTLLAVPLR; this is encoded by the coding sequence ATGATGAATATCAAAGAGGCAGCAAGCAGGCTTGGTATATCGGCGAGAGCCATTCGTTTTTATGAGGAAAAAGGATTAATTCTACCCGCCAAACAGACCACTAACGGGTATCGCACCTATACCGAGAATGATATTTGGCGGCTTCAGACCATTGCTGCGCTGCGTGAGATTGGCATGTCCCTGCAAGATATTACACACGCGCTCGGAGAGATCGATCAGGGCAACCAGCAGCGGCTGGAGGAATACCTGGAGCTGCAACAGGCCGTCATGTATGCCCAATGGATTGAACTGAAACGTATGATGGATACAACCCAACGCATGATTGACCTGAATCGCCAGGACGGACCGCTGGATGTCAGCCATCTGCACGACCTTGCAGACAGTGCACGTCGCCTGCGTGAAGCACGGCAAAACTGGCATGATCGGTGGAATTATGACACTCAGGCAGCCATCCATGATCAGCGAGTGCAAGTAGAAAGCAAAGTCAATACTGGACAAGGACAAACCAGCTCAGAGGACAGAAATCATTCGGACAATGTCTCTCCCATAAGTAATGAGCATGAAGTTACACATCCATATCATAATGCAGATCATTCCACGCCGAGCGATTCCAATGATACGGTGCAGTCTTCCTTTTATCTGTATCACAACTATGATGAGGGGCTGGAACAGACGGCTCAATGGATCTCGCCCGCCCCAGGCGAGAAGGGACTCGATATCGGTACAGGCACGGGTAATCTCGCAGGAAAACTACTACGTTGCGGCGCAGACATGACTGCAATCGACCAGTCACGGGAGATGCTTCGCAGATGTCGTACCAAATATCCCGAGATGCATGTGAAGCTTGGTAATTTTCTGGCTCTGCCTTTTGCGGATCAATCCTTTGACTTTGTTGTGTCCAGCTTCGCCTTCCATCATCTGAGTCCTGATCAGCAACTACTGGCCTTACAGGAGATGCAGCGAGTTCTAACCTCGCGCGGACGTATTGGTTTAACCGATCTGATGTTTGTCGATGCCGCTCACCGCGAAGCGTATGTCCGTGCAGCTGAGTTATCCGGACACGAAGAACAGTTGCGCGCCTTGCGTGACCGTCACTTTCCTCTGCTGGGTGAGCTATGCGGCTGGCTGGAGCACCAGGGCTACGTAACCAAGCATGTGCGGCATAATGAGCTGTTGCATACGTTGCTGGCGGTTCCTTTGCGATGA
- a CDS encoding HesA/MoeB/ThiF family protein, with product MTTINSLTEEEKLRYRRQLILPEIGEEGQKILKQSKVLVIGAGGIGSPLLLYLAAAGIGHIKVYDNDNVELTNLNRQVLHGYTNINQNKAESAKQTLSELNPNISIDISRDRLVRENALHIVSEFDIVVNAVDNLETRYMLNDICVEHGTPLIEGSIFHFEGQIMLIEPGKGPCYRCLYPESPVDVKKQEFGVIGMTPGLVGVLQATETIKYLLKIGEPLTNKLIYFDLLSTTIRKIDIKKNPDCPICSHK from the coding sequence ATGACAACAATTAACTCACTTACAGAAGAAGAGAAACTGCGTTATAGAAGACAATTAATTTTGCCGGAAATTGGAGAAGAAGGCCAAAAAATTCTTAAACAATCAAAAGTATTAGTCATTGGAGCAGGAGGTATTGGTTCTCCCTTACTCCTATACTTGGCAGCCGCAGGTATTGGTCACATTAAAGTTTATGATAATGACAATGTTGAACTAACTAATTTGAATAGACAAGTCCTTCATGGGTACACAAATATCAATCAAAACAAGGCAGAATCAGCTAAACAAACGTTGAGTGAACTTAACCCAAATATTTCAATCGATATCTCAAGAGATAGACTTGTAAGAGAAAATGCTCTCCATATTGTCTCAGAATTCGATATTGTTGTTAACGCTGTAGATAATTTAGAAACTAGATATATGTTAAATGATATATGCGTAGAGCATGGGACACCATTAATTGAAGGAAGTATCTTTCATTTCGAAGGACAGATCATGCTCATTGAACCTGGAAAAGGACCTTGTTATCGATGCCTATATCCTGAATCACCCGTTGACGTAAAAAAACAAGAGTTTGGTGTTATCGGCATGACTCCAGGTTTGGTCGGAGTTCTTCAAGCTACAGAAACAATTAAGTATCTACTGAAAATTGGTGAACCTCTTACTAACAAATTGATCTATTTCGATCTATTGTCTACAACAATAAGAAAAATTGATATTAAAAAAAATCCCGATTGTCCTATATGTTCTCATAAATAA
- a CDS encoding acyl carrier protein — MKNNVMNLLHGLIPEDVLKEVENNFEQYICTPLNQLGFDSMSTISLVMKLEEQLQIEFDYEQFDPVSISSIEGLLKLLRENESNFVGFYEI, encoded by the coding sequence ATGAAAAATAATGTGATGAACCTTCTTCACGGGCTTATTCCAGAGGATGTACTGAAAGAAGTTGAGAATAATTTCGAACAGTATATATGTACTCCTCTAAATCAGTTGGGGTTTGATTCTATGTCCACAATATCACTTGTAATGAAACTTGAGGAGCAACTACAAATTGAGTTTGATTACGAGCAATTCGACCCTGTTTCAATTAGTAGTATAGAAGGTCTTTTAAAATTACTAAGAGAGAATGAAAGTAATTTTGTTGGATTCTATGAAATATAA
- a CDS encoding AraC family transcriptional regulator produces the protein MNISKPAYSPKSLSIPIPLQKIKSVPAAGFKLCHLVQLHDRESFSRIDELWSTLHVLYVVTAGQARISNREGKLTLNAGSAVVRQAENLLQHENKRGSLSPIQGIAIAFDSAENEQLFWPFGLPTPIVSRHLTDKALELVQVCSKGQDASPFRPHMLFYEMLDMLQDHVAHSVHEDHSWLDNVLRHIHQTYTQPLTREQLARDANVSPEHFSREFKKHTGLTFVEYVTRLRIRMAQEHLLFSNPTLQEIAQLTGYRDTFYLSRKFKQLVGSSPTHYRKMPKKIVSLTYNYTASLLALGHTPHMGAVASWMEDKCGEHGHEGHEAFEQHSEYELVKHPELIANAQPDVILGYAPHPTSDELRLIAPTILMPFEELDWQEQLIHLGRITGLESNAQALLNRYYQLEQEANHALDQWMAGTRGSAVCIFMIGEDGAYIYGHGWVEPLMCFINRWVSLHRHEWSRTDSYSRVHSCSVVGDSPICSRLYVCRLP, from the coding sequence ATGAATATTTCCAAGCCCGCGTATTCACCAAAATCGCTGTCCATCCCCATTCCCTTGCAGAAAATTAAGTCCGTACCTGCTGCCGGGTTCAAGCTGTGCCATCTGGTGCAGCTTCATGATCGCGAGTCCTTCTCCCGCATAGATGAATTGTGGAGCACACTTCATGTACTATACGTCGTTACTGCTGGTCAGGCCAGGATATCTAACAGAGAGGGAAAACTGACCTTAAATGCAGGCTCCGCCGTTGTTCGGCAAGCGGAAAACCTGCTTCAGCACGAGAACAAGCGCGGCTCCCTGTCGCCCATACAGGGCATTGCTATTGCGTTTGATTCAGCTGAGAATGAACAGCTGTTCTGGCCTTTTGGGTTACCAACACCGATTGTGAGCCGCCATCTCACGGACAAGGCACTGGAGCTGGTTCAAGTCTGTTCAAAAGGTCAGGATGCCAGCCCCTTTAGGCCACATATGCTTTTCTATGAAATGCTGGACATGTTGCAGGATCATGTGGCTCATTCTGTTCATGAAGATCACTCCTGGCTTGATAACGTGCTTAGACATATCCATCAGACGTATACACAACCGCTGACCCGCGAACAATTGGCACGCGATGCAAATGTGAGTCCCGAGCATTTTTCACGGGAGTTCAAAAAGCATACAGGTCTTACGTTTGTTGAGTATGTGACCCGTCTCAGAATCAGGATGGCTCAGGAACATCTGCTGTTCTCGAATCCTACCCTACAGGAAATTGCACAATTGACTGGCTATAGGGACACGTTCTATCTAAGCCGCAAATTCAAACAGCTGGTTGGCTCTTCACCGACTCACTACCGGAAAATGCCCAAGAAGATTGTATCTCTGACCTACAACTATACAGCGTCTCTTCTGGCTTTGGGCCACACTCCCCACATGGGCGCCGTAGCCAGCTGGATGGAAGATAAATGTGGTGAACATGGTCACGAGGGTCATGAAGCATTCGAGCAGCATTCCGAATATGAGCTGGTTAAACATCCGGAGCTGATTGCGAATGCTCAGCCTGATGTCATTCTCGGGTATGCACCACATCCCACTTCCGATGAACTACGTCTGATCGCTCCGACTATTCTGATGCCCTTCGAGGAACTCGATTGGCAGGAGCAGCTTATTCATTTGGGACGAATTACCGGGCTTGAGTCCAATGCACAGGCGTTATTGAATCGTTATTATCAGCTTGAACAAGAAGCCAATCATGCGTTGGATCAATGGATGGCAGGAACACGAGGTTCTGCCGTTTGCATATTTATGATTGGAGAGGATGGCGCCTATATCTATGGTCATGGCTGGGTAGAGCCTCTCATGTGCTTTATCAATCGCTGGGTTTCACTCCACCGTCACGAATGGAGCAGGACGGACAGTTACTCACGGGTACATTCATGTTCCGTTGTCGGAGATTCACCTATATGCAGCAGATTATATGTTTGTCGCCTTCCCTGA
- a CDS encoding amino acid adenylation domain-containing protein: protein MKEIHTPTTSNVNLLFQETSKNNSNKLAIKDENNFLTYNDLDRTVNNLAHWLKTQHHFEKNEVIAIIHERSVETVTAMLAILRIGGVFLPIDPSLPIARIEYMLKDSEAVHILTSRKLEVNYKNRTNSLIVIDDILKLPQYNDLSLVDIKKSDPAYIIYTSGSTGKPKGVVTKHEGLSNLTSVFTNDLDIQQHDRVLQFASISFDASIWEIFMAFFTGASLHIVPQNIIMNPRHFENYLNINKISILTLGPAYLAYLNPSNIEHIKTVITAGSQISSDLVKKWSKFGYVNAYGPTETTICATLWKRTNMEEIESVPIGKAIQNCETYVMDANLNELPAGQTGELCIAGINLAIGYLNNDEMTNKKFVFCEALGKRLYRTGDQAKLTNNNDLIYLGRIDDQIKIRGYRIEIGEIEYYLKTYPEILDACVKVVTDSQNQDHLCAYYLSDEAINNIQIKKFLSSYLPSYMVPNHLIRLNKFPLNFSGKVDKSKLHSPF, encoded by the coding sequence GTGAAAGAAATTCATACCCCAACTACTTCCAATGTTAATCTTTTGTTTCAGGAAACATCAAAAAATAATTCAAATAAATTGGCAATTAAAGATGAAAATAATTTCTTAACTTATAATGATCTTGATAGAACTGTGAATAACCTGGCACATTGGCTAAAAACACAACATCATTTTGAAAAGAATGAAGTGATCGCCATTATTCATGAGCGCTCTGTAGAAACTGTTACTGCAATGCTGGCTATTCTCAGAATTGGTGGGGTCTTTTTACCGATCGACCCTTCTCTTCCAATTGCAAGAATCGAATATATGCTTAAAGACAGTGAAGCAGTGCATATTTTAACATCCCGAAAATTAGAGGTTAATTATAAGAATAGAACAAATAGTTTGATTGTTATTGATGATATATTAAAACTCCCCCAATATAATGATTTATCTTTAGTGGATATCAAAAAATCTGATCCCGCTTATATTATCTATACTTCTGGTTCAACAGGAAAACCTAAGGGGGTAGTAACAAAACATGAAGGTTTAAGTAATTTAACATCTGTATTTACAAATGATTTAGATATACAGCAGCATGATAGAGTACTGCAATTTGCGAGTATATCTTTTGATGCTTCAATCTGGGAGATATTTATGGCTTTTTTTACAGGAGCTAGTCTGCACATTGTCCCACAAAATATTATTATGAACCCTAGACATTTTGAAAATTATCTGAATATCAACAAAATATCCATATTAACCCTTGGACCTGCTTATCTCGCATACCTTAATCCTTCTAACATAGAACACATAAAAACGGTAATTACGGCTGGTTCGCAAATTTCTTCAGACCTAGTAAAAAAATGGTCTAAATTTGGGTACGTGAATGCTTATGGACCTACAGAAACCACGATATGTGCTACTTTATGGAAGAGAACTAATATGGAAGAAATCGAATCCGTACCTATCGGCAAGGCTATACAAAACTGTGAAACTTATGTCATGGATGCAAACCTGAATGAGTTACCAGCTGGGCAGACTGGTGAATTATGTATTGCTGGAATTAACTTAGCGATCGGCTACTTAAATAACGACGAAATGACCAATAAAAAATTTGTATTCTGCGAAGCTTTAGGTAAACGATTGTATAGAACAGGCGATCAGGCCAAGCTAACTAACAACAATGATTTAATCTATTTAGGTAGAATTGATGATCAGATAAAAATTAGAGGTTATCGTATTGAAATAGGTGAAATTGAGTATTATCTAAAAACATATCCTGAAATATTAGATGCGTGTGTAAAAGTAGTTACGGACTCTCAAAACCAAGATCATCTATGCGCTTATTACTTGTCTGATGAAGCCATTAATAATATTCAAATAAAGAAATTTTTAAGCTCATACCTACCCAGTTATATGGTTCCCAATCATCTAATCAGACTTAATAAATTCCCATTAAATTTCAGTGGGAAAGTTGATAAATCTAAATTACACTCACCCTTTTAA
- a CDS encoding MoaD/ThiS family protein, with the protein MITVILPQFLTSLARNQQEIQVEVTDLAELKNYLASSFPALKEKLWESNGTTKRNVLFVLNDNLIKFEDYKVIQFKQDDELNIILQFAGG; encoded by the coding sequence ATGATTACAGTAATCTTGCCCCAATTCTTAACATCTTTAGCTAGAAATCAACAAGAAATACAAGTAGAAGTAACTGATTTGGCAGAACTCAAAAATTATTTAGCATCTAGCTTTCCAGCATTAAAGGAAAAGTTATGGGAATCAAATGGCACTACTAAAAGAAATGTATTGTTTGTTTTAAACGATAATTTAATTAAATTTGAAGATTACAAAGTAATTCAGTTTAAGCAAGATGATGAATTAAATATCATTTTACAGTTTGCTGGTGGTTAA